A window of Bacteroidales bacterium genomic DNA:
TGATGCCGGCAGCATCATAATATGCTTTACCGCCTGCAAACCCTTCGTGACTTTTTATAAACCCAATCGCTTCTTCGTATCCTTTTTCAAACTGATATTTACTGATGTAGTTTCTTTCAGCTTGTCTCATCTCCTTATTTTCTTTTACTGCAACCGTTTCAGATGGGAATATGTTTTTATAAACCTCATTTGGTGCAAGTAACATGCTTAATACAAAAAAGATTGATGTTTTAAAATAAAATTTCATATAAATTATTTTCATTAAAAAATAAACCGTCATTTGAAATTAACTTAATTAAAAATCAGGTTTTGAGATTATCTCTGTTTTGTAAAAACACACATAACACACTGATCATTAATGAAATTCTTGTGTTTCCCGGTGTATTTTTTTCAAAACGGCGGCAAACATACTGCTATTTTTTTAATATGCAACTTTTTCTAAAAAAAGTTTATTAACAAATGGCTTATTTATACTATGGACTTATTTGTGTTGCAATATTCGCTTATAATCAGGGCTTTGCATTAAGTTTTGAGAGATGTTTTATTTAACAGCACCTATTTTATGATGTTTATTAACAATAAAATTATGCAACAAACGGATAATTTTATGATATTTGCAATTATTAATCATTAAACATATTTCTATGAGATTAAAATTATTTATAATATCAGTTGTTTTATTGCAGTCCAATATCTTTTTCGGACAGAAAAGTGCATTGCAATCAGGACCGATGGTCGGATATTCCGAAATGAAAGAAGTAATGCTTTGGGTACAGACTAACAAGCAGGCAAGTGTAAAAATTCAGTATTATTTAAAAGAGAACCCTGAAATTAAGCATACAACAAACACAGTAGTAACTAAAAAAGAAGACGGATATACTGCACATTTGATTGCAGGTGAACTGGAGCCGGGGAATGTTTACATTTATAACTTATACATTAATAAAAAGAAAATAGTGTTTGATTATCCTACTGAGTTTCAAACATTAAAAATGTGGGAATGGCGAACAGATCCTCCTGAAATAAATTTTGCAACCGGAAGTTGTGCATACATAAATGAAGAAAAATATGACAGACCGGGAAAAGGATACGGAAGTAATTATAAAATATATGAAAGTATTGCAGATAAACATCCCGACTTTATGATTTGGCTCGGGGACAATATCTATTTAAGAGAGCCGGATTGGAATACAAAAACCGGTATAATTCACAGGTACACACATACGCGTTCAACTGATGAAATGAAACGATTATTAGCAAACACACATAATTATGCTATTTGGGACGATCATGATTTCGGTCCTAATAATTCAGATAAAGGGCTTTGGAATAAAAACATGACCTTGGACGCATTCAAAATGTTTTGGGCCAATCCCTCATACGGAGTAGGGGATATTAAGGGTGCAATTACATATTTTAATTGGGGTGATTGTGATTTTTTCATGTTAGACAACAGATATTACAGAGATCCTAATGATTTAATAGCTGACAATAAAACTATTTTAGGAAAAGAACAGCTTGGTTGGTTAAAAGATGCTTTAGTCGGCAGTAAAGCTAATTTTAAGTTTGTTGTAATGGGCGGACAGTTTTTAACAACCGCAGGTTTGTATGAAGTGTATTCAAATTACGGTTTTTCTAAAGAAAGAGCAGAAATAATTGATTTTATTCATGAACAAGAAATAAGAAATGTAATTTTTTTAACCGGAGACAGACATCATTCCGAAATAAATGTTTTAGACAGGGCAACAAAACCTGTTATTTATGATATAACAACTTCTCCTTTAACTTCAGGTGTGGCTTCACGAAAAGAAAATGAAATAAATCCGTTCAGAGTTGAAGGCTCATTAATTAACGCACATAATTTCTCAATTTTCAATGTCACGGGAAAACGCAAAGAGCGAATTTTAACAATTACATTTTATGATAAGGACGGGAAAGAGATTTTTGAGTATAAGATAAAACACGAAAAAAGGGGAGACAGGGAATATAAACGAAAATATTAAAACAAAAAATCAGAAGTTTTTATTATTAGAACAACCCGTTAAATACCGGAACTCTTTTTCGCACTTTTTTTGTTTTTTTCAGAATTTGAGAGTTTAATGTTTCAAATTTATACCCCAATTCGTTGTAAAGCATCAGACTTTGTGTTAATGCATAAAACATATTGTCTTCAGCTTTAATGCTGTCATGAAAAACAATAACAGAACCCGGTCTTGTAAAATGTTTAACATTACTTAAACATGCTTCTTCTGAAATATTTTTATTGTAATCTAAAGATAAAACATCCCAAAGAACAATGTTGTAGTTTTTTCTGATTTCGTTTTGTTGAGAAACTTTCATTCTGCCGTGCGGAGGTCTGAATAAATCAGAATCAATGTATTCTGCCGCTTTTTTAATATTATAAAGATATTCTTTTGTACTTGTCTTAAGCCCTTGTAAATGAGAGTATGTATGATTTCCTGTTGTGTGTCCCTCGGCTAAAATTTCGTTATAAATTGAGGGGTGTTTTTTAACATTTTCACCAACACAAAAAAATGTTGCTTTTGCATTAAATAAATCTAACGCTTTTAATATTTTTTCTGTAATTATCGGAATCGGACCGTCATCAAATGTTAAATAAATAACTTTTTTTTCAGTATTTATTTTCCACGTAATACTGCCGAAAAAGTTTTTAACCATTTTCGGCGGATGTATCAGCAAATCTGATATTTTTCTGTATTTCGGTCTTAAAATTGCTTCCAAAAAGATAAATCTTACCTATTTAAACGCAATAATAGTTAAAATATTCTAACAAACATTAATAATTGTTAATTTATTTTAAGAAATTTTAACATTTGGCGAGCTATTCTGTGTCTTTATTATCCTTTTTTCGGTAAATTTTAAAAATAATCCAAGCGAAACCTAATATTATATGTCCTAAAACAATTATTCCTATAATTTGAAGTATATTAACATCTGACATAATTTTTTCTTCAAAATTAAATAATCTTTTAAATTTACATAATATTCAATGATAAACACAAAAAAAACATACGCAAACATAATCCTTCCGGTTCCTTTGTCGAAGTTGTTTACTTATGAAGTTCCGGAAGTTTTACTCTCTGAATGTACTTCGGGCAAAAGAGCAATTGTTCAATTCGGAAAAAAAAAGATTTACACAGGCATCATTAAAGAAACTCATCAAGAAAGACCTGATTATCAGACAAAAGAAATTATTTCTGTTTTAGATGCCTCCCCGATAATTAATAATTTCCAGTTCAAATTTTGGGACTGGATTGCAGAATATTATATGACTACTTTGGGCGAAATATATAAAGCCGCATTACCTGCCGGCTTAAAATTAGAAAGCGAAACAAACATAAGCCTTAATTCTGAAGTTGATTATTCAGGCATTAACGAAAAAGAGGAATTAATAATAGGCTTATTAACAAATGAAGATTTCTTGCCGATAAGCAAAATTGAAAAAGAAACAGATTTTAATGTTTTGCCGATAATTAAAAAGTTAATTGATAAAAAAATCATTTCTGCGGAAGAGCGAATCAAAAAAAAGTATAAGCCGAAATACGAAGACTACATAAGCTTGGCAGGTGATTTAAAGGATGAAAATAAACTTTCGGAAGTTTTGAATAAACTCAAACGAGCAAAAAAACAAAGTGAATTGCTTATGAGTTTTATTTATATGACAAAATACGGAAATGACAGCTTCGGAGGCATAAAATCTGCCGATGAATTTCTGAAAAAAGATTTACTGAAACATACGGGAGCATCACAAGCAAACCTTAAGGCATTGATTGATAGGGGTTATTTAATCTTAAAAAAGAAGGAAATAAGCAGGTTAAGTGTTGCAAAATATGAAAACTTTGAGAAAAAAGAGTTGAATAAATATCAAACAACGGCATATAACGAAATAAATAAAAGTTTTTCGAAAAAGAATGTTGTTCTTTTGCACGGAGTAACATCTTCCGGCAAAACTGAAATATATATAAAACTTATTGAAGAACAACTTGCAAAAGGGAAGCAAGTTTTGTATTTGCTTCCGGAAATAGCTCTTACATCACAAATTACCGTAAGGCTCGAAAAAATATTCGGAAAAGAGTTATGTATCTTTCATTCTAAATTTAGTGATAATGAGCGAGTTGAGGTTTGGAACAATCTTCAAAATAATACCTGCAAAATAATTTTAGGAGTTCGGTCTTCAATTTTTTTGCCGTTTGATAATTTGGGTTTAATTATAGTTGATGAGGAGCATGAAAACAGCTACAAGCAATATAATCCGGCACCGCGTTATAATGCAAGAGATGCCTCGGTTATTTTAGCACAACTTCACAACGCAAAAGTTCTTCTCGGAACAGCAACACCGTCAATTGAAAGCTATTACAACGCTAAGCAAAATAAATACGGCTTAGTTGAACTTTTTCAAAGATACAAAGACATAAGTTTGCCCGAAATTAAAATTGCCGACACAAAAGAAGCAAGGAAAAAATTACAAATGAAATCTTTATTTGCACCGAAATTGCTTGAAGCCATAAAAGAAGCACTTGAAAATAAAGAACAGATTATTTTGTTCCAAAATCGCAGAGGTTTTTCTCCTTTTACTGAATGTGAAACTTGCGGTTATATTCCGAAATGCGAAAATTGTGACGTAAGTTTAACATATCACAAATTTACCAACCGATTAGTTTGCCATTATTGCGGATATTCCGAACAAGCAACAAGAAAATGTAAGGCTTGTGAAAGTTTGACAATGAAAACGAGAGGTTTCGGCACACAAAAAATTGAGGATGAGATAAAAGAATATTTTCCGGAAGTAAAAGTTGCCAGAATGGATACCGACAGCACAGGGAGCAAAAAAGCATATCACAAAATAATTTATGAGTTTGAAACCGGGAAAACAAATGTGCTTATAGGAACTCAAATGGTTTCTAAGGGTTTAGATTTTGACAATGTTGCACTGGTAGGAATAATGAATGCCGATAATATGCTTAATTTTCCTGATTTCAGAGCACATGAAAGAAGTTTTCAGCTAATGGCACAGGTAAGCGGAAGAGCCGGGCGAAAACACAAACAAGGAAAAGTAATTATTCAAACTTCCGATAAAAAGCACCCGATTATTAAAAATGTAGTTGAGAATGATTATATTACAATGTTTGAAGGTCAATTAAAAATAAGAAAGCAATATAAATATCCGCCGTTTTATAGGCTAATACAAATTAAGGTTAAACATAAGAAAAAAGAACTTGTAAATACAGCATCAGAACAACTTGCAAAAGAGTTGAGGGCAATTTTCGGAGGCAGAATTCTCGGCCCCGAATTTCCTGTTGTAGCTTGGATAAAAACATGGCATATTAAAACTGTTCTTATAAAGTTGGAGAAAAAAAGCTCTCATAAAAAAGCAAAGGAACTTATTAACGGAGTAATAAACCATGTAAAAGCAAACGAAAAGTTCAAATCTGTTCAATTTTTAGCAGATGTTGATGTAGTATAAGTTTTACGAAGCCTAAATTACTGTATTCAAGAGTGCTTCGGCAATTTTTAAATCGGCAGGTGTTGTTATTTTTATATTTTCTCTGTTCCCTTTTGTTAAAAATATTTCCTCTCCGTAAGCTTCAACAACAGAAGCGTCATCTGTAAATATATCTTGATAGTTTTGCTTGTATGCTTTCTTTAAAATACCAACTTTAAATATTTGCGGTGTTTGAATTTCAAAGTATAAATCTCTGTTTACGGTAATTGTCTTTTTTCTTTCTTTTTTCCGTAATGAAAAAACAATTTTTTGTGAAGCAACTGCATTTCCGTATTTTTCTGCTGTAAGAAAACTCCGTTTAATGGTTTCATTACTTACTAAGGGCCTTACTCCGTCATGAACAGCAACAAAACCGTCTTCGGCAACTTCTTTTAAGGCGTTTTTTATAGAATGAAACCGAGTTTTTCCGCCTTTTACGGAATTGTGGGGTATGTTAAAACTATATTTTTCACACAGTTCTTTCCAAAAGTCTAAATACTTTTCCGGCAAACTTAAAATTATATGCAAATTATTATCATAATTGAAAAACCGACTTATTGTATGCATTAATATAGGTTTTCCGGATATTTCCAAAAATTGTTTCGGTAATTCTGTTTCCATTCTTTTGCCTGTTCCTCCGGCTGTAATAATTACATACTTCATAGATGATTTTACGGTTTATATTGTAAGCAAATATAAATATAAAATAATAAAAAAAGCCCGACAATTAATGCCGAGCCTTATTATTATGAAAATCCTACTTATTCAGCTTCAGAAATACATTCAACAGGGCATACATCTGCACATGCACCGCAATCTGTACATTCTTCTGCATTAATTGTGTAGAAATCATCTCCTTCCGAGATACACTCAACCGGACATTCGTCCATACATGCACCGCAAGCAGTACATTCATCAGGATTAATAAAATAAGCCATAGTTTTTTAATTTGATAAATTGAAAATATTTTCTGATTGCAAATGTTATAATATTTTTGTTTTTATCAAAACCAAATCAATAAATTATTATTTGCAATGCTTATTTAAAACATTTCTAAATATGGTGACGGCTGACAATTCAAAATTTAATAAATAATGCTATATTGCCTGAACAAAACATTATAAAATAAATTTAAAATGAAAATATATACAAAAACAGGGGACAAAGGAGAAACTTCACTTTTCAGCGGCGGAAGAGTTAAAAAATCTGATTTGCGAATTAGAGCATACGGCAGTATTGATGAGCTAAATTCATTTATAGGTTTGCTTGCAGCTTATGATATTAATGTGAATTATAAAGAAGTACTTCAAAAAATTCAACAAAAACTGTATAATATCGGTTCCGTTCTTGCCGTTAAAGAAAAAACATCTTTTTCCGGTCCTAAAATTACACAGGCGGATACAGAGTTACTTGAAAAAGAAATTGACAACTTAAATAATAACCTGCCCCCTATTAAGGATTTTATAATTCCGGGCGGAAATATTATTACGGCACAATGCCATATTTGCAGAAGTATTTGCAGAAGAACCGAAAGAGAAGTTGTTGAACTTGCAATAAATGAAGAAATAAATATTATTGTTTTAGAATATTTAAATCGGCTTTCTGATTATTTATTTGTTTTGGGAAGAATGGTTTCGCAAGAAACAAAAGCTGATGAAGTTGTATGGAAGCCCTAATTTTACTGATGTTTTACAAATAGCAATAAAATATTTTTTGTTTTGTATTTTTTTATATATTTGCAAGCCGAAAAAAAGCAGAATACAGTAACCTAATTAATATAAAAATGTACTGGACTTTAGAACTCGCATCAAAATTAGAAGATGCACCATGGCCTGCAACAAAAGAAGAATTAATTGACTTCGCAATTCGTTCAGGTTCACCTTTAGAAGTAGTCGAAAATCTTCAAGAAATTGAGGATGAAGGAGAAACTTACGACAGTATTGAGGATATTTGGCCCGATTATCCCAGCAAAGATGATTTCTTCTTTAATGAAGACGAATACTAAAAAGAGCGATTTTAAAATCGCTCTTTTTAGTATTACATCAGTCACATTTAAAATAAATTTAATTTTGTTTTTGCCAGCCAATATAACAAGATAATTATTGCTCCGTAGAAAAAAGTCATTCCGTATTTGTTAACACGTTTAGAACTTTCCTCGCCGAATTTGTTTTTTATGCCCAGCAAAATAAAACCGATACCTGCAAAAATAAAGATGCCGAGTGTTACATGGTCTTCATTCATTAAATAATTTAATGTTGATACAATAATCATAAAGATACCTGCAATAAGGCTTACTGTGTTTGTTTTGTTTTCCACTGTTCTTATACTAATTTTCAAACAATTTAATTAAATGTTTTATATCATCTAAATTATCTGCATCACTTTTTTTAAGATATGAATGCATTAAAAATTTCAATAATCTTTTTAAAACAACTTTATTAGAGCAAGGTTTAAGTCTTTTGTTTCCGGACTTTATTTTACGATTTTTTAAAAATACGTCAATATCTTTTTTTGTAACAATTGCACCTTTATTTATAGGATTTATATAAAACACCGGTTCTTTGTTTTGCTCATCAAGAAACACTAACAGAAAGTTGCCGGGGAAGTCAATTCCGTAAACAGGAAGGTTTAGTTTTTGAGTAATAAAAAGGTATATTATTGAAATTGTAATATCATTACTCTTTTTTCTTTCCAGCACTTTATTAATATATGAGTTGTCGGGATTTATTATATTAGAAAAACCACCTTTGAAACGCTGAACCGAAAACAATAAGTTGTTAATATTTCTTATTTGTTGTAAACTCGTTAAACTGAAGAAATTTATTTCAGACCGTATGTCGTTAATAATTTTAATTAATTTATCTTCAATATCTTCAAAAATAAGGTTTGGATATTTGTATTTAGCAATCAAATAACTGCCGAATAATATGTCATTATCTTTATTGTTTATCCAAGATGCAAGTTCAATATCTAATTTGCTACGTCTAAGGCTGTTAATAATCGAAATAGTCCTGTCAATAAATAAATCGTCATTTGATAAACTAACGGCAACCTCTAAATCAGGAATTATTTTTTCATCAGCATTAAGTAATTTTTCTTGTACGGCAGAAAATACTATTGTGTCAGTATCATCCAAAAGTTTTATTAATGCAGACAATTCTCGGCTTTTCATTTACCTTTGTTAGTTTGTTAAACGTTCAAGAACAGTTTTAACAAGTTTATCAACAGCAACTTTATAATTTTGGCTGTATTCTTTTCTTATACGGTTTGCTATTATACTGCAAACAGTTAGTGCGTTATGCCCGAGCAATACTGATAAACCGGCAATTGCGGAACTTTCCATTTCAAAGTTCGTTATTTTTCTTCCTTCATATTCAAAGGCTGTAATTTTATCGTTTAAATTCGGGTCAACTGTTTGAAGTCTCAGAACTCTTCCCTGCGGACCGTAGAAGCCGGGAGCAGAAATTGTAATTCCCTTAATCATTCCTTCGCCTATTTTTTCGACTAATGATTTTGAAGCATCGGCAAAATAAGGTGCCGGTAAGTTTTTATTCCAGTTTGTATAAGTTTTAAAAGCATTTTCAATATTTTCATTTCCGAGTTTTTCTCTTCCCTGATAAAAGTTTAACAAACCGTCAAAGCCTATTGAAGTTTCAGAAATTACCGGAGTATCAACAGGAATATCGCCTTGTAAAGCTCCGGATGTTCCTATTCTTATTAAATTAAGCGTTTTATGTTCTGTTTTCGGAATGCGTTTTTCTAAATCAATATTTACGAGAGCATCTAATTCATTTACTACAATATCAATATTATCTGTTCCGATGCCTGTTGATAAAACTGTAACTCTTTTTCCGTTAAAAATTCCGGTATGTGTTTTAAATTCTCTGTTTTGAACTTCAAATTCTATAGTGTCAAAATATTTTGAAACCATTTCAACACGTCCTTGGTCGCCGACAAGAATAACATTGTCTGCAAGATTTTCAGGTTTCAAGTGTAAATGAAAAATACTTCCGTTTGCATTCAGTATTAATTCTGATTCTCCGATTCTGTTCATAATGCTAAAATTTTTGATAATTTACAAAGATAGTAAGTTTTCAAAAACATAAGCAGATATAACAATTAATTTATTTCAGGTTTTAGTCCGGATGTCCGATATTTTTCAGAATTAAAGGTTACATTCGTTTTAATTTCCAACCGGAAACAACGGTTGAATTTATTTTTCCTTTGTGGCTTACCGCTTTATTGTTATTTTCGGAGATAATTTTTGAAGCAAATATTGCAGCAATTTTTTCGGCATCTTTATCTTTCGTTATTAAGCTTTCGGGCGTAAAGAACTCACTTACAAAGCTTGTGCTGTAATTGCCCGATTTGAACGCCTCGTGTTGCATAACAAATTTACCGAAAGGCAAAGTTGTTTCTATACCTATAACCCTGTAATCATCAATAGCTCGTGTCATTCTGTTGATTGCTTCTTCTCGTGTTCTGCCAAAAGTACACATTTTTGAAATCATTGGGTCGTAATAAATCGGGATTTCCATTCCTTCTTCAAAACCGTCATCAATCCTTACGCCTATTCCTTCCGGTTTTTTATATGTTTCAAGTTTTCCTATGTCAGGCAAGAAGTTGTTTGCAGGATCTTCTGCGTAAACTCTTAATTCAATGGCATGCCCGTTAATTTTTAAATCTTCTTGTGTAAAACTCAACGGATGCCCTTCGGCAATTCTTATTTGCTCTCTCACCAAATCAATGCCGGTAATAAGCTCGGTTACAGGATGCTCCACCTGCAACCTTGTGTTCATTTCTAAAAAATAAAACCTGTCTTCGTTATAAAGAAATTCAACTGTTCCTGCTCCGACATAATTGCATGATTTTGCAACTTTTACGGCAGTTTCTCCCATTTTTTTTCGGAGTTTTGGGGTTAATACTGTCGACGGAGCTTCTTCAATAACTTTTTGGTGTCGTCTTTGTATCGAACATTCGCGCTCAAACAGATAAACAGTATTGCCTTTCATATCTGCCATTATTTGAACTTCAATATGTCTCGGAGAAGTGAAGAACTTTTCAATAAAAACTGAGCCGTTTCCGAAAGCGGAAGTTGCCTCATTTACAGCCATTTTCATTTGTTCTTCAAAATCTTTTGCTTCAAAAACGGCACGCATTCCTTTTCCTCCGCCTCCGGCTGCTGCTTTTATCAAAATTGGGTATCCTATATCTTCGGCAATTTTTTTTGCAGCATGAATATCGGTAATTGCTTTGTCCGTTCCGGGAATCATCGGGATATTATAATCTTTAACGGTGTCTTTTGCTTTTAATTTATCACCCATTAAACGAATTGCTTCGGGGTCGGGACCGATAAAAATAATTCCGGCATCTTTAACCTTTTGTGCAAACTCGGCATTTTCCGATAAAAATCCGTAGCCGGGATGTACGGCATCAACATTAAGTTCTTTACAAAATTGAACTATTTTATCTCCGAGAAGATAAGATTGGGCAGAGGCAGGCGGTCCTAATAAAACGACCTCATCTGCATATTTTACATGCGGTGAATTTCGATCGGCTTCGGAATAAACAGCAACTGTTTTTATGTTCATTTCTTTTGCAGAACGCATTACTCGTAATGCAATTTCTCCTCTATTTGCGACTAATATTTTCTTTATTCGAGTCATAAATATTCCGTATTTTTCGGTTCGCTAAAATATGAAAATATCGGTATGTTTGCAATAATTAGCTTGAAAAGAAACGAGAAAATTGTTAATATTTTTTTATAGAAAGTAACCGGTGTAATTTCTATATTTTTGAATTTAACCATGTTAAAACATCATTATAAACTTCTTTGTTATTCGTTTCGTTTAATGTTTCGTGTCGAGCATCAGGGTAAATTTTTATTAAGATGTCAGAAATGCCCGCATTTTTATACATTTCATAAACATCATTAACTTGTTTTCCGTTTTTACTGACAGGATCTTTACCTCCGGCAAAAAGATACACAGGCAAATTTTTTCTTACTTTATTTGCAGTTTCTTTTTTATTAACTGATTCAAGCCCTTTCATCATATCATTAAAAAAGCCGACGGAAAAAATTGTTCCGCAATAAGAATCTTTAACATATTTATCAACTTGTTCATTGTCTCTGCTGAGCCAATCAAATTCAGTACGATTTGGTTTAAAAGCTTTATTAAAATCTCCGAAAGAAAGTTTGTTCATCAGAGGACTTAAACTTTTTTTCTTTTTAAATAACATAATTAAGCCGGTTAATGCAATTCCGACTTTTCCTAATAATCCTGCCGACCCTGCTGTTCCGGACAAAATTACGCCGGATACATTGTCAGAGTGTTGAATTATATATGTTCGAACAATAAAAGACCCCATGCTGTGTCCTAATAAAAATACAGGTAAGTTATTATATTCTTGTTTTGCAATTTTAACAAGCTCAGATAAATCATCGGTTACTTTTTGCCACCCGTTGTTTTCAGCAAAAAATCCGAGCTTTTCAATGCTCCCTGCTGTTTTTCCGTGCCCCCTTTGGTCGTGTGCAAAAACAATATATTCGTTTTCATTTAAGAAACCTGCAAAATTATCATATCGTTGTGCATGTTCTGCCATTCCGTGAGTAATTATAAGAATCGCTTTTGCACTTTGTTCGGGTGTGTGTTTGTAATAAACAATTTTAGTATCATCGTGCGATTGAAATGTATGTTCTGACTTTGCCATTTTATTTATTTTAAAGATTTCTGACATCTAAAATAACATCAGTATAATTATCTTTGTTGTTAATTATATCTAATAATAAGTTTGCTGTTTCTTCTGTTGTAGCCAATTCGTTATTTTCTTTTAAATCGATAAATTTTTCAACATTAGAAAACTCACTCGGAGATGTTTCTCTTATTTGTTTTTGCATTTCGGTATCAATTACTCCCGGAGCAACTGAAAAAACCTTGATTTGATTTTTTTTCGAAAAAAAGGATTGTTCAATATCTATGTTTTTGCTGAACATATCTAATGCTGCTTTTGATGCACAATATACACTCCATGCGTCAATTGTATGTCTTCCGGCTCCTGAACTGATGTTTAAAATTGTTCTTTTATTTGTATAATTTTGATATTTTTTGATAAAATTGTTCATTAGAA
This region includes:
- a CDS encoding SDR family NAD(P)-dependent oxidoreductase translates to MKHYFITGTSRGIGKSIAEILLKNDTVKITGISRTSTIKHKNYSHITTDLSDLNDTESIFFPTVEDAEEIVLINNSGIISEILRVGKMKNVEIINDYNVNIVSPSILMNNFIKKYQNYTNKRTILNISSGAGRHTIDAWSVYCASKAALDMFSKNIDIEQSFFSKKNQIKVFSVAPGVIDTEMQKQIRETSPSEFSNVEKFIDLKENNELATTEETANLLLDIINNKDNYTDVILDVRNL
- a CDS encoding lysophospholipase; amino-acid sequence: MAKSEHTFQSHDDTKIVYYKHTPEQSAKAILIITHGMAEHAQRYDNFAGFLNENEYIVFAHDQRGHGKTAGSIEKLGFFAENNGWQKVTDDLSELVKIAKQEYNNLPVFLLGHSMGSFIVRTYIIQHSDNVSGVILSGTAGSAGLLGKVGIALTGLIMLFKKKKSLSPLMNKLSFGDFNKAFKPNRTEFDWLSRDNEQVDKYVKDSYCGTIFSVGFFNDMMKGLESVNKKETANKVRKNLPVYLFAGGKDPVSKNGKQVNDVYEMYKNAGISDILIKIYPDARHETLNETNNKEVYNDVLTWLNSKI
- the accC gene encoding acetyl-CoA carboxylase biotin carboxylase subunit, with protein sequence MTRIKKILVANRGEIALRVMRSAKEMNIKTVAVYSEADRNSPHVKYADEVVLLGPPASAQSYLLGDKIVQFCKELNVDAVHPGYGFLSENAEFAQKVKDAGIIFIGPDPEAIRLMGDKLKAKDTVKDYNIPMIPGTDKAITDIHAAKKIAEDIGYPILIKAAAGGGGKGMRAVFEAKDFEEQMKMAVNEATSAFGNGSVFIEKFFTSPRHIEVQIMADMKGNTVYLFERECSIQRRHQKVIEEAPSTVLTPKLRKKMGETAVKVAKSCNYVGAGTVEFLYNEDRFYFLEMNTRLQVEHPVTELITGIDLVREQIRIAEGHPLSFTQEDLKINGHAIELRVYAEDPANNFLPDIGKLETYKKPEGIGVRIDDGFEEGMEIPIYYDPMISKMCTFGRTREEAINRMTRAIDDYRVIGIETTLPFGKFVMQHEAFKSGNYSTSFVSEFFTPESLITKDKDAEKIAAIFASKIISENNNKAVSHKGKINSTVVSGWKLKRM